The Acidovorax sp. RAC01 genomic sequence CGGATGAAATGGATCAGCTCCAGATTGGAGTGGTGGCTGACAGTGTTCATGCGCACCAGGGTCTGCGCAAAGTCGAGGGCTTGGGGAGAAATCATGGGTGCGCCGGCTGGTGATTAACCCGGACTGACAGAAAGCATTCAGTCGGGCTAGACTGTTAGATCGTAAGGACACATATCATGAACGTTATCGACTCGATCGTCACCCAGGCGGCCAGTATTGCAGCGGTGCGCCGGGACATTCACGCCCACCCCGAGCTGTGTTTTGAAGAGGTGCGCACCGCCGACGTCGTGGCGCAAAAGCTCACCGAATGGGGTATTCCCATCCACCGCGGTCTGGGCAAGACGGGCGTGGTGGGCATCGTCAAGGGGCGCGACGGGGGCGCCAGTGGCCGGGCCATTGGGCTGCGCGCCGACATGGACGCCCTGCCCATGCAGGAGTTCAACACCTTTGCCCACGCCAGCAAACACCAGGGCAAGATGCACGCCTGCGGCCACGATGGCCACGTGGCCATGCTGCTGGCCGCCGCGCAGCACTTTGCAAAACACCGCAACTTTGACGGCACCGTGTACCTGATCTTCCAGCCGGCCGAAGAGGGCGGTGGCGGTGCCCGCGTGATGATCGAAGACGGCCTGTTCGAGCAGTTCCCCATGCAGGCCGTGTACGGCATGCACAACTGGCCCGGCATGCCGGTGGGCACCTTTGCCGTGAGCCCCGGCCCGGTGATGGCGTCGACCAGCGAGTTCAAGATCACGCTGCGTGGCAAGGGCGGCCATGCGGCGCTGCCACACACCGGCATCGACCCGGTGCCGATTGCCTGCGGCATGGTGCAGGCCTTCCAGACCATCATCAGCCGCAACAAGAAGCCGGTGGATGCGGGCGTGATCTCGGTCACCATGATCCATGCGGGCGAGGCTACCAACGTGGTGCCTGACAGCGTGGAGCTGCAGGGCACGGTGCGTACCTTTACCACCGAAGTGACGGACCTCATTGAAAAGCGCATGCGCCAGATCGCCGAGCACCATTGCGCTGCGCACGACGCCACGTGCGAGTTCGAGTTCGTGCGCAACTACCCGCCCACCATCAACTCGCCCGCCGAGGCCGAATTTGCCCGCAAGGTGATGACCGCCATCGTGGGCGAGGAGCGCGTGCTGGCCCAGGAACCCACCATGGGCGCCGAAGACTTCGCCTACATGCTGCAGGCCAAGCCGGGTGCGTACTGCTTCATCGCCAACGGCGACGGACAGCATCGCGAGATGGGCCACGGTGGTGGCCCCTGCATGCTGCACAACCCCAGCTACGACTTCAACGACGATCTGATTCCGCTGGGCGCCACGTACTGGGTCAAGCTGGCAGAAGAGTGGCTGGCCCAGCCCACGGCCTGAGCCCGCTGCCTCGGCGCCACCGGCTGCCTTGACACACCGCCCGGGCCCCTGCGCCCGGGTTTTTCTTTTCTCCTGACCCTGCTGCGAAAGCCCCGCCATGATCGGTATCCCCCAAGCCTTTTCGCCCAGCTACGCGCGGGCGCGCACCCAGTTTCTGGAAGCCGCGGCCACGGCCGGCCTGCCCATCGAATCCCACGCGCACCCGCTCAAGGGCCGCGACGGCGAGGACCTGGCCATGGACGTGGTGCGCGACGGCCCGGCCGGTGCCGACAAGCTGCTCATCATCAGCAGCGCCTGCCATGGCGTGGAGGGCTACTGCGGCAGTGGCGTACAGGTGTTTGCGCTGCACGATGCCGAGTGGCGCGCCAGGGCCCGCGCGGCCGGTGTGGCCGTGCTGTACATCCACGCGCTCAACCCCTACGGCTTTTCGCACCTGCGCCGGTTCACGCACGAGAACGTGGACCTGAACCGCAACTTCCAGGATTTCTCCAAGCCCCTGCCGGCCAACGACGCCTACCGCGAGGTGCACCCGCTGCTGCTGCCCCCGGAGTGGCCGCCGAACGCCGACAACGTGGCCGCGGTGCAGCAGTACATCGCCACCCGGGGCGAGGCGGCCTGGCAGGCTGCCATCTCGCGCGGGCAGCATGAGTTTGCCGACGGCCTGTTCTTTGGCGGCACCGAGCCGACCTGGAGCAACCGCACGCTGCGTGCGGTGCTGCGCCAGCACGGCGCAGGTGCATCGCGCATCGCATGGATCGACCTGCACACGGGCCTGGGCCCCAGCGGCCATGGCGAGCGCATCTTCGCCGGCCACGACGACGCCGTGGCGGTGGCCCGCGCCCGTGCGTGGTGGGATGGCGGCGGCGCCACACCGGTCACGTCGATCTACGACGGCTCATCCACCTCGGCCTTCCTCACGGGGCTGATGTGGAACGCCATCTACGACGAATGCCCAGAGGCCGAGCACACCGGCATCGCCATGGAGTACGGCACCGTGCCGGTGCTGCAGGTGATGGACGCCATCCGCGCCGAGCAGTGGCTGCGCCTGCACCCCGAGGCACCGGCCGAGCAGGCCGCGCACATCAAGGCGCAGATGCTGGCCGCCTTCTACACCGACACCGACGTGTGGAAGGGCCAGATCATCAGCCAGGCGCGACAGTCGATGTTCCAGGCGGTGGAGGGGCTAGCGAGCTGATTTTGGGTCAAACCGCCCTTTGGGGAAATTCCCATAAGACTTTAATGCTACTGATAATATAGCAAAAGCCTCTGCGGCCGCTGCAGGTGGCTGCCACCGCGCGCACGCGGTGGCGCGCCTCATTCCCCCCAGGGCAGCATCAGCGTGAGCAGTGACAGCTGCGCGAACTCGGGCGCAAACGCGTCGATGATCTGCTGCGGCTCGGGGCACAGGGTGGTGTCGGTGATCACGCCAAACTGCACCCCACCGCCGTAGCTCAGGATCGACACCCCCAGGCCGATGTCGCCCGACTGCGGCACCCAGAACATGCACTGCGTGACCTTCGCGCCGCACATGGTGAGCTGCTCCTTGGGGCCGGGCACGTTGGTCATCACGGCCGTGGTCTTGCGGCCGAACAGGTTGAGCAGCGCGTCCTGTGCGGGCTTGATCATCAGGCCCGCCACGGCCAGCATGGCAAACGCCAGGATGGGCTGGGTGCTGCCCTTCAAGGCATTCATGCGGGCGCGCACCTCGTACACGCGCTCGACCGGGTTGGCCATGCCAATGGGCAGCACCAAGGGCACCAGGCCGAAGTGGTTGCCCAGCTTCCAGGCTTCTTCCATGGGGCGCAGGTTGACAGGGATCATGGCCCGGATCTCCTGGCCCGTGGGGTCGTCGCCCTGGTTGCGCAGGTAGCCGCCAATGGCACCGGCCACGCACGACAGCAGCACATCGTTGATGGAGCAGTTCAGCGCCTTGCCGATGGCCTTGACCTCCTCCAGCGGAATCGGCGGGCACCAGGCCACGCGCTTGGCACGGCCGGGCGGGCCCTTCAGGCGCGTGGGCGAGTCGTCGGGCATCAACGCCAGGGCCGCGGCGTCGCTGACCAGCTGGTAGGCCACGCGGGCCATGTCCATGGTGCCGGCCAGGCCGTGCTGCATGGTCTTCTCGGGGTCGCCCAGCATCTGCAGCGAGCGCGCTGCGCCGTCGCCGGCCAGGTCCAGCGCCTTCACGGTGAGCCCGGTGAAGGGCTTGATCAGCATGTCGGCAATCCAGTCTTCCGCCGTGGCGGCTGCATCACCCTTGCTGCGGGGCTTGCGCCGCGGGGGCTCGGCGCCGCCATCGACCAGCGACATCGTGACGGAGATGAGCGCGATGCCATCGGCAATGCAGTGGTGGATGCGCACGATGAGCGCGCTGCCCTTGGCTCCGTCGTCGCCCACGAAGTCCTCGATCAGGTGCATCTGCCACAGCGGGCGACGTGGGTCCAGCGGCTGCATGGCCAGCTCGCCCACGCGGTCCTGCAAGGCGCGCTGCATGCTGTGGCCCTTGCGGTGGGGGAGCTTTTCGCGCAGCACATGGGCGGCAATGTTGAAGTGGCGGTCTTCCACCCAGGTGGCGCCTGCCGCGTCTTCCACCACGCGCTGGTGAAAGCGCGGGTACTGCAGCAGGCGCTGCTGCACGCGCTCGCACAGCGCCTGCCAGGTGATGCCGGGCGACAGCGTCCACACGCCGTTGATCATCATCAGATTGCTGTCCGAGTCCATGCGCAGCCAGGCGGTGTCCACCTTGCTCATGCGCTCGCCAGAGATGCCCAGCATGCCGCTGGCGGCGCGGCGCATGTTCTTTTGCACCACGGTGGCGGCCTTGCGGGCTGCCGGGGGCAGGGCCTGCGCAGCCCGCCGGGCCGCGGCTGCAGCGGCCACGGACTGCGGCGGTGAGGCGTGCTGCGGCGCGTGCGGGCGGGATGGCGCTGGTGCGGGCTGGGTTGCGGCGGGAGCGGTTGTGCGGGTCACCATCGGAGGGATGCCTGTGGTCGTGCTGTTTTTTGGGGGCCTGGCTCTAGGGTTTGCAGCGGCCAGGGCGCGGTGCAGCCCGTAAGATACAACGCAGCACGCTGTTGCCGACACCGTTCTTTCCCTCCCCCCATTCGCCGGATGCATCGTTTCCTGCGCTATTTCTTCCAGTCCTAGGAGCCCCTCCATGTCCGACCTGAACGCCACTTTCGAAGCCGCCGTCGCCAATTCCAAGAACCTGAGCGAGCGCCCCGACAACGCCACGTTGCTCAAGATCTACGGCCTGTACAAGCAGGCCACCGCGGGTGACAACACCGAGAAGAAGCCCAGCTTTTCCGACATGGTCGGACGCGCCAAGTGGGATGCCTGGAACAACCTCAAGGGCACCGACGCCGACGCCGCCAAGCAGCAGTACATCGACCTGATCACCTCGCTGAGCTGATCGGCGCGGGCACCCCGCACCATGAACAAAGGCGACCGAGGTCGCCTTTTTGTTTTTCGGGGCCGTCAGGGCTTTACCGGGGTTGTCTCCAACCCTCGGGCAAGCCCGCCTCTGGCGTCATGCCATACAGCGGCTCGCCGGGCAGTCCGGCCTGCAGCGGCAGCCGTGCAGCCATCAGCAGGGTCAGGTCCACCCCCGTGCGGATGCCCATGGCCTCGAACATGAACACCAGGTCTTCGGTCACCACGTTGCCCGACGCCCCCGGTGCGTAGGGGCAGCCGCCCAGCCCGCCCAGCGATGCATCAAAAGTACGCACCCCGGCGTCGTACGCGGCCAGGCAGTTGGCCAGGCCCAGGCCGCGTGTGTTGTGCATGTGGGCCGCGCCGGCCTTGCGGCCCAGCTCGGCATGCAGCCGGGTGAACAGGCGGCGCACCTGGGCCGGGTTGGCCATGCCCGTGGTGTCCGACAGGCCCACTTCATCAACCCCCGCCTGCGCGCAGGCCGCGGCCAGGCGGACCACATCGTCCTCGGGGACGGGGCCCTGCAGCGTGCAGCCAAACGCGGTGGACAGGCCTACCTCCACCCGCACCCCTGGTGCCTGCGCATCGCGCAGCGCCACCACGGCGCGCACTTCGTCCAGCATGGCCTCGGGCGTCTTGCGCACGTTGGCCAGCGAATGCGCGGGGCTGGCCGACACGGGCAGCGTGACCTTGTGCACCCCGGCAGCCATGGCGGCCTCGGCCCCGCGCAGGTTGGGGGCCAGTGCCATCACGGTGACGCCCGGATGCGTGAGCGCATGGCGCACCACCTCGGTCACGTCGGCCATCTGGGGCAGCAGGCGCGCGGGCACGAAGGAGCCCACCTCGATCTCGCGCAGGCCGGCGGCGGCCAGCGCGTCCACCCACCGCAGCTTGTCCGCTGTGGGCATGGTCGCCTTGACGGACTGCAGCCCATCGCGCGGGCCGACCTCGCTGATGAGGACATCGGGTGCGGGCGGGAGCCGGGTGTTGTGAAGGTCGTGCATGGAGGGTTTGCGCCAGTGCGGGTCAGCGGTAGGTGGTCAGGTGGATGTTGGTCTCGGTGCCGCGAATGCCCGACACGAGCCGGATGCGTTCGAGCACCTGCGACAGCTCGCCCATGGACCGTGCCTCCAGTTCGGCCAGCAGGTCCCACCGGCCATTTGTGTCGTGCAGCGATGCAACGCCCGGCTCCCCCAGCAGGCTGGCCACCACCTGGCGGCCGTGGTTGCCCTCGACCATGATGCCCATCCATGCGCGGATGCGGTCGGGCTCGGCCTCGGGCCGCAGCTTCACGGTGTAGCCCACGATCACCTGGGTGTCTTCAAGCTTGCGAATCCGGTTGGTCACGGTGCCGCGCGACACGCCCAGCTTGTGCGCCAGGTCGGCAATGTTCATGCGCGCGTTCTGGCGCAGCAGGCGGATGAGGGATTGGTCGAGTTCGTCCATGGTGGGGGCGTGGCTTGGCGATTTGGCATGTGGGGGATGTCATTTTGGCAAAACCGGGTGCCAAACGGCACAAGTTTGCGGCTTCCGATTGGCGCGCACCGGGCAGAAACTGCCTTCACAACCCGTGCCCCCTGAAGGAGACCCCCACCATGACCCGCCGCCCGACCCCTGCCCCCCACACGCCCGCCACGCTCTACCTCAGCGCGCCCGAGGCCGCCCGGCTGATCGCTGCCAAGGGCTTGCCCGCCTGCCTTGAAGGCATCGCCGACTGCATTGCGGCCGACTTTCGGCGCTGGGGCGATTTTGACAAGGTGCCGCGCGTGCCCAGCTATTCGCCCGGCGGTGCCATCGAGCTGATGCCCATTGCCGACGATGCGACCTACACCTTCAAGTACGTGAACGGCCACCCGGGCAACACCCGCCAGGGGCTGCCCACCGTGATGGCTTTTGGGGTGCTGGCCGATGTGGCCACCGGCACGCCCCGGTTCCTGAGCGAGCTGACGCTGACCACGGCCCTGCGCACCGCTGCCATGTCGGCCGTGGCGGCCCGGGCGCTGGCCAGGCCCGGCAGCCGGGTGATGGCGCTCATCGGCAACGGTGCGCAAAGCGAGTTCCAGGCGCTGGCCTTCCAGCACCTGGTCGGCATTCGCGAACTGCGGCTGTTCGACACCGACCCGCAGGCCACGGCCAAGCTGCAGGCCAACCTGGCGGGCTCGGGCCTTGCACTCACGCGCTGCACCAGCGCGGCTGAGGCAGCCCGGGGCGCCGACATCATCACCACCATCACCGCCGACAAGGCCCGGGCGAAGGTGCTTTGCGCCGACATGGTCGGACGGGGCACCCACATCAATGCCGTAGGGGGCGACTGCCCGGGCAAGACCGAACTGGAGGCCGCCGTGCTTGCGCTGGCGCGCGTGTTCGTCGAGTACACCCCGCAGACCCGCGTGGAAGGGGAGATCCAGCAGATGCCCGCGGACTTTCCCGTGACGGAGCTGTGGGAGGTGCTGGCAGGCCGTGCGGCCGGTCGCCACAGTGCGGACGAGATCACGGTGTTCGATTCGGTCGGCTTTGCGCTGGAAGACTTTTCAGCGCTGCGCTTCATGCACGCGGCTGCCGTGGCACTGGGCATGGGCACGCCCATCGACCTCATCCCCGTGCTGGACGACCCTCGCGACCTGTTCGCGCTGCTGCGCCCCAAGGCTGCCCAATGGCCCGCTGCGGCACGGCCCATGCACACAAGCCGCGCCGCGCAGGCCGAGCCCGCCTGAGCCCGACGGCGGGCCCGCACGCCCGGGGATGCTGCAGGGGCGGCTTGGGGTCGGGGGCATGCCAGCGCAGCCTGCGGGGCGCGCGCAGCGGCCTGAACCTCAACCCCTGCCCTGCAGGCAGTCGCCAGCTTCGATCCTGAACAATCCGCGCGGGCCGGGCGTGTTAAAGCCCTGCGCCGTCGTGCAACCGAGCGCAATGAACGGTTCAGGAGGCTCCATGCCGCCCCCGTGACCACCTCCCCGTAGCGGCGCCCGTCAATCCTTCCAGACGACCGCGCTGGCCGGATCGGCCCGGGTGGTGCGGAACTGGTTGGCCGGGTGCGCGGCATCGGCCAAACCAAACGAGATGGCGCAGACCACATTGCGGTCAGCCCCGATGCCCAGCACCTCGCGCAGCACATCGGGGTAGGCCGCCAGCGCCGCCTGGGCAATGCTGGCCACACCCAGGCTGTGGGCGGCCAGCAGAAAGTGCGCCACATAGGCGCCACAGTCCACCGCGCCATACGGGCCCAGCGCCTCGTCGCTGGTGACGATGGCCACATGCGGCGCGCCGAACATGGTGAAGTTCTGCGCGGCCTGCAGCGCCGATGCCGCGCGGTCGCCACGGGCAATGCCTACCGCGTCGTACAGGCCCAGGCCGCATTCGCGGCGGCGCTCCTGGTACACGCCGCGGTACTCGCGCGGCCAGGGCAGGTCGGGCTGGGGTGGCCCGCCGGCCACACGGGCCTGCAGTGCCGCGCGCAGGGCATCGAGCGTGGCGCCGCTGGCAATGTGCAGCTGCCAGGGCTGCGCGTTGCACCACGATGCCGTGCGCTGCGCGGCCGCCAGGATGCGCTCGATGGTGGCGCGCGGCAGGGGGGCTGGCAAAAAAGCACGGCAGCTGTAGCGGCTGTGCAGCAGGGCCGACACAGTGTCGAAAGCCGGGGTGGTGGCCACCGCGGCGGTGCCTTGCGCGGCCAGGGGTGTAGGCGCTGTCATGGGCACGCTCAGGCCTTCTTGGGCTTGGTGACAGGCTTGGCGGCTGCCGCCTTGGCTGCAGGCTTTGTTGCGGCGGCCTCCGCAGGTTTTTTCTTGTCTGCTGCGGCTTTTTTGCCTGCCGGGTGGGGTGCGTTCAGCAGGGCGTCCAGCTGCTCGCCAATCTCGGCTTCGATGCGGTCCTTGAACGCGCCGAACAGAAAGCCCAGTTGCGCCTTCATCTCGAACTGGTGGCCATCCACCAGCAGCGTGCCCTTGACGCCCGAGCGGCTGAAGGTCAGCAGGTCTTCCGTGCCACCTTCTTCGTAGGTGCATTCCATGTCGAACTTTTCTTCGGCCTTTTCGGCCCAGGCAAAGGCGACCTTGCGGGCTTCCTTGAAGCCCAGGTGGTGTTCGCGATGGATGTGGATGTCTGGCACCGGGGGTCTCCTTGGGGCGTGGGTCGTTATCAGTGGGGGGCTGGCAGCAGCGCGCGCAGGGCCTGTTGGCGCTGGGCCTGTGGCTGCCGTGCAAGCTGCCGTACGGCATCATAAAACCGCGGCCAGTCGCCGCCCTCGCGCGCGTGCAAGGCTTCAAACGCAGGCACCAGCTCGTCGTACGCAGCCTGGGCTGCAAAGCTGGCGTTGTTGGCGCGGGCCACCCAGCGGTCGTAGCCCGTCACCTGGGCGGTGGTGACCAGCGGGGCGCTGCCATCCTGAGGCTTCAGCCAGCGCTCGCGCAGCGTGGCGTACTCGGCCCTGAATGCTTGCATTGCTTCATTTTTCATAGCATCAAGAGCATATGAATCAAGCGGTAGAGGCTGTTTTTGATCATAAATGGCCGCCAGCCGAGTCCGCGTGGCCCGGGTGAGGGCGCGGAACGCACTGCGGCGCGCCTCGCTGGTGGCAGCAGCGGCTCGGGCTGGGGCGCTCGCCTGCGTGGCCAGCCACTGGGCGATGCCGATGCGCTCGACCGCGGTGGCAAAGGATTCGTTGAACAGCGTGTCGCCCTCGGCATACACCACCTGGTGCGCCAGTTCATGAAACAGTAGCCGCACGAAGTCGCCCTCGGGCCAGGCAATGAAGGTGCTCAGCAGCGGGTCGCCCCCCGCCCAGTTCATGTAGCCCAGCGTGGAGTACGCGGGCACGCCGTACACCTCCACCTCCAGCCCCTGGGCGGCCAGCCGGGCGGCTTCGGCCTGCGCGTCGGCTTCGGTGAAGTAGCCGCGGTAGCCGATGCAGCCCGTGACGGGAAAGCACCAGGTGTGCAGTTTCAGCGCGTACGGCGGCGCGGCCACCACGTTCCACACGGCGGCGGGGCGCTTCAGGTCGGCATAGCGGCGGTAGCTGGCGTTGTCGGGCAGGCCCAGCTCGGCCACCGCAAATGCGCGGGCGCGCTGGGCCAGCTGTAGGCGCTCACGCAGCGCGGGCGCAATGTCGTCGCGCGCCACCCAGGTGTCGACAGGCTCGGCCGCCTGCATGAGCTGCACATGCCCGCGCAGGGATTGCCAGTAGTAGCCGATAGCGCCCGAGCCGCTGCCCGTGCTGGCGCAGCCGGCCAGGGCCAGCGTTGTCAGGGCCAATGCCGCAAGCCTTGCGGGAGCCAGAGGAAATTGCATCGGGGCAGTTTATGGGCAGATGGCAGGGCCATCGCCGCGTGGGGCTTCGCACCGTGGCGCAGCCCATTCCCGAGGTGGCGCGCACGCTGTCCACGTCGGCGGCATCCATCGCCCTGTCCAGGGGCCTCACGAAGCACGGCTGGCCGTTGGTCGGGCCTGCCGCCGTGTATGCGTTCATGCAGGCCATGGGCCTGACCCATGACCTATGACTATCTGGAACGCTGTCACGCAAGGGCTGACGCCGGGTTCGGCACCGCCTTGCTGCCATCGCGGCCGGGGGCGCGGCACGGCCCGACTGCAGCCCCTACCGCTGCATCTGCGGCCGCAGCATCCACAGCGCACCCAGCGCTGCCAGGCCCAGCAGGGTGGTCAGCCACAGTGCACCCGCGCCAAACCGGTCCAGCAGCATTCCGAACAGCAGGGGCGCAAAGGCCTGCGCCACGCGGGCCGGCACCATCATCAGCCCCTGCCGCGCACCGTAGCCCTGCGGGCCGAACAGCACCAGCGGCAGCGTGCCCTTGGCAATGGTGAGCACGCCATTGCCCGCGCCGTGCAGCACGGTGAACACCGCGGCAGCCGGGCCGCCCAGCAGCATCAGGATGCCTGCGCCCACGGGGTGCGCGGCAGCGGCCAGCTGCGCTGAAATCAGAGGGTGCATGCGGCGCAGCAGCCCGAACTCGGCCAGCCGCGCCGCCACCTGCGCCGGCCCCACCAGCGCGGCCATGGCCACCGCCGCCTGCAGCGATGTGCCACTGGCCTGCAGCAGCCGCGGCAGGTGTGCGGCCATGGCCGTGCTGGTGAACCAGGTCACGGCGAACACGAACGACAGCAGCAGCGTGGCCCGCAACGTGCCGGTGCCGGTGCGGGTGTTGGCGCCTGCCGCAGCCGCAGCGGGCACTGCTGTGCTGGCGCCCGAGGTGTGGGGCGCAGTGCCAGAAGTCGCAGCATCGCCATCCGCCGCGTGCGCGCCGGCTCCGCGCGGTAGCCAGCTGTTGAGCGGCACGCCCACCAGCAGGTGCAGTGCGGCCCAGCCCATGCAGGCCCCGCGCCAGCCCCACTGCGCCTCCATCCACGCAGACAGCGGCCAGCCCACGGTGCTGGCAAAACCGGCAATGAGTGTGATGCCGGTAATGGCATTGCGGGCCCCCTGGCCGTACAGCCGAACCAGGCTGGAAAAGGCCGCCTCGTACAACCCTGACCCCATGGCCACGCCCATGATGATCCACGCGGCAAACAAGGTCGCCGGTCCTTGCGACATGGCCATGCAGCCCAGTCCGGTTGCAAACACCAGGTTGCTGCCCAGCAGCACCGGGCGCCCGCCGTGCGTGTCGATGGCGCGGCCTGCGAAGGGCCCCAGCAGGGCCGACACGATGAGCGCCACCGAGAACGCCGCGAACACGGTGGCCGTACCGGCCCCCAGGTCGCGCGCCATGGGTTCGGCCAGCATGGCCGGCAGGTAGTACGAAGAGGCCCATGCCAGGGTCTGGGCCGTGCCCAGGCGTGCGACCGCACCGCGCTGCCGGGGGGCGGCGGTCATGGCGCGGGCCGGTCGGCAGGGGCCAGGCGCTGCATCACACCGCCTGCGGCAGGTTCACCCGCCGCGCCAGCGCCTCGGCGCTTTCCTTGCGCTCGCTGTAGCGGTCCACCAGGTAGGGCGCCACATCGCGGGTGAGCAGCGTGAACTTGAACAGCTCCTCCACCACGTCCACGATGCGGTCGTAGTACGCCGAGGGCTTCATCCGGTCGTCATCGCCAAACTCCTGGTAAGCCTTGGCCACCGACGACTGGTTCGGAATGGTGAGCATCCGCATCCAGCGGCCCAGCAAGCGCATCTGGTTCACGGCGTTGAACGACTGCGAGCCCCCGCTCACCTGCATCACGGCCAGCGTCTTGCCCTGCGTGGGCCGGATGGCGCCGACCGACAGCGGGATCCAGTCGATCTGCGTCTTCATGAGGCCCGTCATGGCGCCATGGCGCTCGGGCGAGCACCACACCATGCCTTCGGACCACTGCGCCAGCGCGCGCAGCTCGACCACCTTGGGGTGCGTGTCGGGCGCGTCGTCCACCTGCGGTAAGCCTGCGGGGTTGAAGATGCGCACCTCGCCGCCCATGGCGGTCAGCAGGCGTGCGGCCTCTTCGGTCACCAGCCGGCTGAACGACCGCGGCCGCAGCGAACCGTAGAGCAACGCGAACCGCGGCGGGTGGGTGCTGGGCACTGCCTGCAGGTGCGCCATCGACGGTACGGCGAAGCAGGCAGCGTCGAGCTGGGGAAGATCGCCCAAAGCGTCTGGAGACGCGGGCAGGGGGGCTTCAGGCAAGGCGCTCTCCCTGGGCGTTGATGACCACTTCGCCGTCTTCCTTGGTGAATGCGCCTTTCTGCGGCGCCGGCAGGATGTCCAGCACCTGCTCCGACGGCCTGCACAGCCGCGTGCCCAGTGGCGTGACGACGATGGGCCGGTTGATGAGGATCGGGTGCGCCAGCATGGCGTCGATGAGCTGTGCGTCGGTGGTGCCGGGCGCATGGAGCCCCAGTTCTGTGAACAGGGCTTCCTTGGTGCGCACGGCATTGATCACGGGCTGGCCGGTGGCGGCGATCCGGGCCTGCAGCGTGGCCCGGTCGGGCGGGGTCTTGAGGTATTCGATGACCAGGGGCTCGATGCCGCTGTTGCGGATCATGGCCAGCGTGTTGCGCGAGGTGCCGCACTTCGGGTTGTGATAGATCGTGATGTCGGTCATGGGGTTTCCAGGGGCTGTGCCACGAGCGCAGGCGAGCGCGGGGCTTGCGGCGAAAGTGTGCCACCGGCAGGGGGCACAGGCGATGGAGTTTCGGGCCAGCCGGGTACCTGGCGCAGAGCTGCCAGGAGCTGCTCGCCCGCGTTGTCCAGGTGGTGGTCGTTGCAGATATCGATGCGTGGAACGCCGGGTGGCAGCGCAAAGGCCAGGGCGCGCTGCACGCGGGCCTGCACTTCGTCAGGGGTTTCGCGGCCGCGTGCCAGCAGTCGCTGGCGCAGTACCTCTGCCGTGGCCGTGATGTGCACCGGCAGCAATGCCGCAAATGCGGCCAGTGCCTGGGGCAGGTGCGCGCGCGAGCCATTGACCAGCACCCAGTGGCCATCGCCCAGCGGCGCCAGCTGTGCATGGCGGATGCCGTAGCCCAGGCCATTGGCGTGCCA encodes the following:
- the arsC gene encoding arsenate reductase (glutaredoxin) (This arsenate reductase requires both glutathione and glutaredoxin to convert arsenate to arsenite, after which the efflux transporter formed by ArsA and ArsB can extrude the arsenite from the cell, providing resistance.), with product MTDITIYHNPKCGTSRNTLAMIRNSGIEPLVIEYLKTPPDRATLQARIAATGQPVINAVRTKEALFTELGLHAPGTTDAQLIDAMLAHPILINRPIVVTPLGTRLCRPSEQVLDILPAPQKGAFTKEDGEVVINAQGERLA
- the arsH gene encoding arsenical resistance protein ArsH, with protein sequence MPEAPLPASPDALGDLPQLDAACFAVPSMAHLQAVPSTHPPRFALLYGSLRPRSFSRLVTEEAARLLTAMGGEVRIFNPAGLPQVDDAPDTHPKVVELRALAQWSEGMVWCSPERHGAMTGLMKTQIDWIPLSVGAIRPTQGKTLAVMQVSGGSQSFNAVNQMRLLGRWMRMLTIPNQSSVAKAYQEFGDDDRMKPSAYYDRIVDVVEELFKFTLLTRDVAPYLVDRYSERKESAEALARRVNLPQAV
- a CDS encoding aminopeptidase, whose product is MQFPLAPARLAALALTTLALAGCASTGSGSGAIGYYWQSLRGHVQLMQAAEPVDTWVARDDIAPALRERLQLAQRARAFAVAELGLPDNASYRRYADLKRPAAVWNVVAAPPYALKLHTWCFPVTGCIGYRGYFTEADAQAEAARLAAQGLEVEVYGVPAYSTLGYMNWAGGDPLLSTFIAWPEGDFVRLLFHELAHQVVYAEGDTLFNESFATAVERIGIAQWLATQASAPARAAAATSEARRSAFRALTRATRTRLAAIYDQKQPLPLDSYALDAMKNEAMQAFRAEYATLRERWLKPQDGSAPLVTTAQVTGYDRWVARANNASFAAQAAYDELVPAFEALHAREGGDWPRFYDAVRQLARQPQAQRQQALRALLPAPH
- a CDS encoding polyhydroxyalkanoic acid system family protein, with amino-acid sequence MPDIHIHREHHLGFKEARKVAFAWAEKAEEKFDMECTYEEGGTEDLLTFSRSGVKGTLLVDGHQFEMKAQLGFLFGAFKDRIEAEIGEQLDALLNAPHPAGKKAAADKKKPAEAAATKPAAKAAAAKPVTKPKKA
- the phnN gene encoding phosphonate metabolism protein/1,5-bisphosphokinase (PRPP-forming) PhnN, producing the protein MVARLVYVMGPSGAGKDSLLGWLRAHLPDGFPLHWAQRTISRPPAASAAPGTEQHESVSPASFAALRESGAFALHWHANGLGYGIRHAQLAPLGDGHWVLVNGSRAHLPQALAAFAALLPVHITATAEVLRQRLLARGRETPDEVQARVQRALAFALPPGVPRIDICNDHHLDNAGEQLLAALRQVPGWPETPSPVPPAGGTLSPQAPRSPALVAQPLETP
- a CDS encoding MFS transporter, with product MTAAPRQRGAVARLGTAQTLAWASSYYLPAMLAEPMARDLGAGTATVFAAFSVALIVSALLGPFAGRAIDTHGGRPVLLGSNLVFATGLGCMAMSQGPATLFAAWIIMGVAMGSGLYEAAFSSLVRLYGQGARNAITGITLIAGFASTVGWPLSAWMEAQWGWRGACMGWAALHLLVGVPLNSWLPRGAGAHAADGDAATSGTAPHTSGASTAVPAAAAAGANTRTGTGTLRATLLLSFVFAVTWFTSTAMAAHLPRLLQASGTSLQAAVAMAALVGPAQVAARLAEFGLLRRMHPLISAQLAAAAHPVGAGILMLLGGPAAAVFTVLHGAGNGVLTIAKGTLPLVLFGPQGYGARQGLMMVPARVAQAFAPLLFGMLLDRFGAGALWLTTLLGLAALGALWMLRPQMQR
- a CDS encoding nitroreductase produces the protein MTAPTPLAAQGTAAVATTPAFDTVSALLHSRYSCRAFLPAPLPRATIERILAAAQRTASWCNAQPWQLHIASGATLDALRAALQARVAGGPPQPDLPWPREYRGVYQERRRECGLGLYDAVGIARGDRAASALQAAQNFTMFGAPHVAIVTSDEALGPYGAVDCGAYVAHFLLAAHSLGVASIAQAALAAYPDVLREVLGIGADRNVVCAISFGLADAAHPANQFRTTRADPASAVVWKD